A section of the Asticcacaulis sp. EMRT-3 genome encodes:
- a CDS encoding DUF2497 domain-containing protein gives MEEILASIRRIISEDDAPADANAEAESEAVADESAAVEAKAEADDDFAVEDEGGAEDDVLELTETYEAGPSSVSIGDIEAYEPEAVAAPEPAPAPVARPAPRSSGLVSERTESMAASSFGALTSSLLVPHSDRTLEDVVRDMLQPLLQAWLDQNLPGIVEEQVRQEVERIARQSRR, from the coding sequence ATGGAGGAAATCCTGGCCTCTATCCGCCGCATCATCTCCGAGGATGACGCGCCCGCCGATGCGAACGCCGAGGCCGAGTCTGAGGCGGTTGCCGACGAGTCGGCTGCCGTCGAAGCGAAAGCTGAAGCAGACGACGATTTTGCGGTTGAGGACGAGGGCGGGGCCGAAGATGACGTCCTCGAACTGACTGAAACCTATGAAGCCGGCCCGTCCTCCGTCTCCATCGGCGACATCGAAGCGTATGAACCGGAGGCTGTAGCCGCGCCCGAACCGGCTCCCGCACCTGTGGCCAGGCCTGCGCCGCGTAGTAGCGGCCTGGTCAGCGAACGCACCGAATCGATGGCGGCTTCGTCCTTTGGCGCCCTGACCAGTTCGCTTCTGGTGCCGCACAGCGACCGTACCCTCGAAGACGTGGTGCGCGATATGCTGCAACCGCTGCTGCAAGCCTGGCTCGATCAGAACCTGCCCGGCATCGTTGAAGAGCAGGTGCGTCAGGAAGTCGAACGCATCGCCCGTCAGTCGCGTCGCTAA
- a CDS encoding TrbC/VirB2 family protein, which produces MSPIKFLKTLLSRPTGRVALMVTSISTLSVSPAFAQLTKLTSVMQNVQTALLGIGVVAFTIAIAWAGYKMIFQHAKWSEISNIVIGGVLVGGAAEIAGWLIN; this is translated from the coding sequence ATGTCACCTATCAAATTCCTGAAAACACTTCTGTCACGGCCCACTGGTCGTGTCGCCCTTATGGTTACCTCTATTTCGACCTTGTCGGTATCTCCGGCCTTTGCGCAGCTCACTAAGCTGACGTCGGTCATGCAAAACGTTCAGACCGCATTGCTTGGTATTGGCGTCGTGGCCTTTACGATCGCGATCGCCTGGGCTGGCTACAAGATGATCTTTCAGCACGCCAAGTGGTCGGAAATCTCGAACATCGTCATCGGCGGCGTGCTGGTCGGCGGCGCTGCTGAAATTGCGGGCTGGCTGATCAACTGA
- a CDS encoding protein-L-isoaspartate O-methyltransferase — translation MDFHASRQNMVESQVRVNDVTDHPLVMAMRQVQRERLCASSQGFRAYAEAEPVIAPGRTLMAPRDIAKLLQTVEPVAGESALALAAPYAAAVLATAGLKVVAQEADPRAMAVIEPYLKELGVETQTADLNMPTGQDYDVIVVEGAVAEVPDAWLKALKVGGRLAVVLRDGPVGRARLYLRLAAGFSERDVFDSTPSTLPGFERAPSFQF, via the coding sequence ATGGATTTTCATGCCAGCCGTCAGAATATGGTCGAATCCCAGGTGCGGGTGAATGATGTCACCGATCATCCTCTGGTCATGGCGATGCGCCAGGTGCAGCGCGAGCGTTTGTGTGCTTCGTCGCAGGGTTTCCGCGCCTATGCCGAAGCCGAACCGGTGATTGCGCCGGGACGTACCCTGATGGCGCCGCGCGACATTGCCAAGCTGTTGCAGACGGTCGAGCCGGTGGCCGGTGAAAGCGCCCTGGCCCTGGCAGCGCCCTATGCAGCCGCGGTGCTGGCCACAGCGGGCCTGAAGGTTGTGGCGCAGGAAGCCGATCCGCGCGCTATGGCGGTGATCGAGCCCTATCTCAAGGAACTCGGTGTCGAGACGCAAACCGCCGACCTGAACATGCCTACGGGTCAGGATTATGATGTCATCGTGGTCGAGGGGGCTGTGGCCGAAGTGCCTGATGCCTGGCTGAAGGCGCTGAAGGTGGGCGGGCGGCTCGCCGTGGTTCTGCGCGACGGGCCTGTTGGTCGTGCGCGCCTCTATCTGCGCCTTGCCGCCGGTTTTTCAGAACGCGACGTGTTCGATTCCACGCCGTCCACCCTGCCGGGCTTTGAGCGCGCGCCGTCTTTCCAGTTCTGA
- a CDS encoding VirB3 family type IV secretion system protein encodes MDDFRDPIFKGCTRPPMFLGVPMMPFLMVTGVCLLAGGWLMYLISPVVSLFIGLTYVTIVVVMRQVTRKDDQRLHQLLMRARMRHRHGAGRRRWDALSFAPLAYKKRKS; translated from the coding sequence ATGGACGACTTCCGCGATCCCATTTTCAAAGGCTGTACGCGCCCTCCGATGTTTCTGGGTGTGCCGATGATGCCTTTTCTCATGGTTACGGGGGTCTGTCTGCTGGCGGGCGGCTGGCTGATGTACCTGATCAGCCCTGTCGTCAGTCTATTTATCGGCCTTACCTATGTGACCATCGTCGTCGTCATGCGGCAGGTGACGCGTAAGGACGATCAACGTCTTCACCAGCTTTTGATGCGGGCGCGCATGCGTCATCGCCATGGGGCAGGGCGCCGTCGTTGGGATGCTTTGAGCTTTGCACCCTTAGCCTACAAGAAGCGGAAATCCTGA
- a CDS encoding TIGR00730 family Rossman fold protein — protein MPSSPSEIKSVCVYCGSAFGASGDYREAARDLGQVLAGADLRLVYGGGGVGLMGETAHAVHEAGGRVLGIMPQFLRSREILFDDVETRIVANMHERKMMMFEESDAFIVLPGGIGTLEEIVELLSWRRLDLHMKPVIFLNINQFWQPFFALIEHMLAEGFIPANFRETYVSVDSVAEVLPAIAGMRSHDIKIDTRKVI, from the coding sequence ATGCCGTCCAGTCCATCCGAAATCAAATCCGTCTGTGTTTATTGCGGCTCCGCCTTTGGTGCGTCCGGCGACTATCGTGAAGCGGCGCGCGATCTGGGTCAGGTGCTGGCGGGGGCAGACCTGCGTCTCGTTTATGGCGGCGGCGGGGTTGGGCTGATGGGCGAAACCGCCCACGCCGTTCATGAGGCGGGCGGCCGCGTGCTCGGCATCATGCCGCAATTCCTGCGCTCACGGGAAATCCTGTTCGATGATGTCGAAACGCGCATCGTCGCCAATATGCACGAACGCAAGATGATGATGTTCGAGGAATCAGACGCCTTCATCGTGCTGCCCGGCGGCATCGGCACGCTGGAAGAGATTGTCGAGCTGTTGTCATGGCGCAGGCTCGACCTGCATATGAAGCCGGTCATCTTCCTGAACATCAATCAATTCTGGCAACCCTTTTTTGCTCTGATCGAACATATGCTGGCCGAGGGCTTCATCCCGGCCAATTTCCGCGAAACCTATGTCAGCGTCGACAGCGTGGCTGAGGTTCTGCCTGCCATCGCCGGAATGCGCAGCCACGACATCAAGATCGACACCAGAAAGGTAATCTGA
- a CDS encoding VIT family protein, whose product MAKRGHNENHFINRIGWLRAAVLGANDGIVSTAALLVGVAATKASKTDLLITGVAALTAGALSMAAGEYVSVSSQSDTENAELTRERQELHDDPKAELAELKGIYQARGLSAELAEQVAQQLTAHNALDAHARDELGISDMTTARPIQAAIASALSFSAGSILPIVTLWLSPRAFGIWTVSVSSLIFLALLGALGAWTGGSPMLRPVIRVTFWGALALAVTAGVGKLFGAVA is encoded by the coding sequence ATGGCTAAACGTGGGCACAATGAAAATCACTTCATCAACCGTATCGGCTGGTTGCGCGCCGCCGTCCTGGGTGCCAATGACGGCATCGTCTCCACCGCTGCCCTGCTGGTTGGGGTGGCGGCGACCAAGGCTTCCAAAACCGATTTGCTGATCACCGGCGTGGCGGCCCTGACGGCGGGTGCCCTGTCGATGGCGGCGGGCGAATATGTATCGGTCAGTTCGCAATCCGACACGGAAAACGCCGAACTGACACGCGAGCGCCAGGAACTGCATGATGACCCAAAGGCCGAACTGGCCGAACTCAAGGGCATTTATCAGGCGCGCGGCTTAAGCGCCGAACTGGCGGAACAGGTGGCGCAGCAACTGACCGCACACAATGCGCTCGATGCCCACGCCCGCGATGAACTGGGCATTTCCGACATGACCACGGCGCGGCCCATTCAGGCGGCTATCGCCTCGGCCTTGTCCTTCTCGGCCGGTTCCATTCTGCCGATTGTCACACTGTGGCTCAGCCCGCGTGCCTTTGGCATATGGACGGTTTCCGTCTCGTCGCTGATCTTTCTGGCCCTGCTCGGCGCTTTGGGCGCATGGACGGGCGGCTCACCCATGCTCAGGCCCGTGATCCGCGTCACCTTCTGGGGCGCTCTGGCCCTGGCCGTCACCGCCGGAGTCGGCAAGTTGTTCGGCGCGGTGGCTTAG
- a CDS encoding IS3 family transposase (programmed frameshift), producing the protein MKDEKKTLGGRGRHAGVTPEFRAEAVRLVETSGRSVAAIAEDLGIGKSTLTRWLTQHREADLLSGPHSDVSKELARLRKENEILRQERDLLKKAAAFFGAGDHEMIFRVIDAEKATVPVRRSCALFGVSMSGFYAWKGRAPSRRQKDDLVLLAHIRSQFATSHETYGSPRMTVELQEDGVEVGRHRVARLMRDNGLKALQTRRYKKTTDSHHGGPVAPNILDQDFEASAPDQKWGVDISYIWTAEGWLYLAIVLDLYSRRIIGWSVSDRLKKDLALNALQRAIAIRRPPRGVIHHSDRGSQYCSEAYQKLLTGRGFILSMSGKGNCYDNAMVETVFKTIKSELIWRTAYRSRQQAEAEISQYIDGFYNPRRRHSALGYMSPIQFESTALKLAA; encoded by the exons ATGAAGGACGAGAAGAAAACATTAGGCGGGCGTGGTCGCCATGCTGGTGTGACGCCGGAGTTCCGTGCTGAGGCTGTGCGTCTTGTTGAGACGAGTGGCCGATCTGTTGCCGCAATTGCAGAAGATCTGGGTATTGGAAAATCGACGCTGACGCGCTGGCTGACGCAACATCGGGAGGCCGATCTTTTGTCGGGGCCGCACTCAGACGTCAGCAAGGAGCTGGCGCGGCTTCGCAAAGAGAATGAGATTTTGCGCCAGGAGCGCGACCTTCTAAAAAAAGCAGCCGCCTTCTTCG GCGCGGGAGACCACGAAATGATATTTCGGGTCATCGATGCGGAGAAGGCCACCGTTCCTGTCCGCCGCAGTTGCGCCCTGTTCGGCGTCAGCATGAGCGGCTTTTACGCCTGGAAGGGCCGTGCGCCCAGCCGTCGTCAGAAGGATGACCTGGTGCTTCTGGCGCATATCCGGTCGCAGTTCGCCACGTCGCATGAAACCTATGGCAGCCCGCGTATGACGGTCGAATTGCAGGAAGACGGCGTCGAGGTCGGGCGCCATCGCGTTGCCCGTCTGATGCGCGACAACGGTTTGAAGGCCTTGCAGACAAGGCGTTATAAGAAAACGACCGACAGCCATCATGGCGGGCCTGTGGCGCCCAATATTCTGGATCAGGACTTTGAGGCGTCAGCGCCTGACCAGAAATGGGGTGTCGATATCAGCTATATCTGGACGGCGGAGGGTTGGCTTTACCTGGCGATCGTGCTCGATCTTTATTCCCGCCGGATTATCGGCTGGTCGGTCAGCGACCGGTTGAAGAAGGATCTTGCCCTCAATGCCCTGCAACGCGCCATCGCCATACGCAGACCGCCGCGTGGCGTTATTCACCACTCCGACCGCGGCAGCCAATATTGTTCCGAGGCCTACCAAAAGCTCTTGACGGGCCGAGGCTTTATCCTGTCCATGTCGGGCAAGGGCAACTGTTATGACAATGCGATGGTCGAGACGGTGTTCAAGACCATCAAATCCGAGCTGATATGGCGGACGGCCTACAGATCCCGCCAGCAGGCAGAAGCCGAGATATCCCAATATATCGACGGCTTCTACAACCCACGCCGAAGGCATTCCGCCTTAGGCTATATGAGTCCCATCCAGTTCGAGAGCACCGCTCTCAAGCTGGCTGCCTAA
- a CDS encoding 2OG-Fe(II) oxygenase, with translation MLRYDAIEATPASDYPFRNLIGADILPPEMEDDIARDFPQINKTGFMRPEDFPMGPSFRALLEEVRGPEFARAVGAKLGVNLVDKPSWVTVRKWSALKDGRAHTDGADKLASALIYLNRDGASGGNLRFLEGPDQDGPGTAEVNPGYGHFIAFPRLDNSWHGHTPFEGERRVVQIAWLVSDEAVNRKAKRHGLTEFLKKLFSSTQQKQNEMM, from the coding sequence ATGCTGCGTTATGACGCCATCGAGGCCACGCCCGCCTCCGACTATCCCTTCCGCAATCTGATCGGCGCGGATATTCTGCCGCCTGAGATGGAAGACGACATCGCCCGCGATTTTCCGCAGATCAACAAGACCGGCTTTATGCGGCCAGAAGACTTTCCAATGGGGCCATCCTTTCGCGCCCTGCTGGAAGAGGTGCGCGGGCCGGAATTCGCCCGTGCCGTCGGGGCCAAGCTCGGCGTCAATCTGGTGGATAAGCCAAGCTGGGTCACGGTGCGCAAATGGTCGGCGCTCAAGGACGGTCGCGCCCATACCGATGGCGCCGACAAGCTGGCTTCGGCGCTGATCTACCTCAACCGAGATGGCGCAAGCGGCGGCAATCTGCGTTTTCTGGAAGGCCCCGATCAGGATGGCCCCGGCACGGCCGAGGTCAATCCCGGCTATGGCCACTTCATCGCCTTCCCGCGCCTGGACAATTCCTGGCATGGCCACACGCCTTTCGAGGGCGAACGCCGCGTGGTGCAGATCGCCTGGCTGGTCAGCGATGAGGCCGTCAACCGCAAGGCCAAGCGCCACGGCCTGACGGAGTTTCTCAAAAAGCTGTTTTCCTCGACCCAGCAGAAACAAAACGAGATGATGTAG
- a CDS encoding IS256 family transposase: protein MTDDMMALKGLVEKTSDSDLLRDMISFTAERLMALEVSGMTGAGYHEKTGDRLVQRNGYRDRDWETRAGTVELRIPKLRKGSYFPGFLEPRRMAEKALTAVIQEAYVQGISTRSVDDLVKAMGMSGISKSQVSRLCEEIDDRVKAFLNRPIEGEWPYIWIDATYLKVRRGGRIVSVAVIICVGVNSDGRREVLGMEVGTSEAEPIWAEFLRNLTRRGLRGVKLVVSDAHIGIKGAVSKVLNATWQRCRVHFMRNVCAHAGKSGRRVVSAFIGTAFAQETAETASTQWRNVADQLRPKMPKLATIMDEAEHDVLAYMTFPKEHRIKLHSTNPIERLNGEIKRRCDVVGIFPNDDAITRLVGAILLEQNDEWAVQRGRYITLETIAQLSDDPLISMPAVAN from the coding sequence ATGACCGACGATATGATGGCCCTGAAAGGGCTTGTTGAAAAGACCTCAGACAGCGATTTGTTGCGCGACATGATCAGCTTCACGGCTGAACGCTTGATGGCATTGGAAGTGAGCGGCATGACCGGTGCCGGCTACCATGAGAAAACCGGCGACCGGCTGGTCCAGCGCAACGGCTATCGTGACCGAGACTGGGAAACACGCGCAGGCACGGTCGAGCTTCGGATCCCGAAGCTTCGTAAAGGCAGTTACTTCCCGGGTTTCCTGGAGCCCAGGCGCATGGCCGAGAAGGCACTGACGGCTGTGATCCAGGAGGCTTACGTTCAGGGTATCTCGACGCGCTCTGTCGATGATCTGGTCAAGGCGATGGGGATGAGCGGCATCTCCAAGAGTCAGGTCAGTCGGCTGTGCGAAGAGATCGATGACCGTGTGAAGGCTTTCCTGAACCGCCCCATTGAAGGGGAATGGCCATACATCTGGATTGACGCTACGTATCTGAAGGTGCGCCGGGGCGGCCGTATCGTCTCGGTCGCCGTCATCATCTGCGTTGGCGTCAACAGCGACGGCAGGCGTGAAGTGCTGGGCATGGAGGTCGGCACCTCGGAAGCCGAACCGATCTGGGCAGAGTTCCTGCGCAACCTGACACGCCGGGGCCTGCGTGGTGTCAAACTTGTGGTCTCTGATGCCCACATCGGGATCAAGGGTGCCGTCTCCAAGGTTCTCAACGCCACCTGGCAGCGCTGCCGTGTTCACTTCATGCGCAATGTCTGCGCCCATGCCGGCAAGAGCGGGCGACGCGTCGTCTCTGCCTTCATCGGCACGGCCTTCGCCCAGGAGACGGCGGAAACGGCGAGTACCCAATGGCGAAACGTCGCCGACCAGCTCAGGCCCAAAATGCCAAAGCTGGCCACGATCATGGACGAGGCTGAGCACGATGTCCTGGCCTATATGACCTTCCCGAAGGAACACCGCATCAAGCTGCACTCAACCAACCCCATTGAACGGCTCAATGGCGAAATCAAGCGTCGCTGCGATGTCGTGGGCATCTTCCCAAACGACGATGCCATCACCAGACTGGTCGGCGCCATCTTGCTCGAACAGAACGATGAATGGGCGGTTCAGCGCGGGCGCTACATTACCCTTGAAACCATCGCACAACTCAGCGATGATCCGCTTATCAGCATGCCCGCCGTGGCAAACTGA
- a CDS encoding valine--tRNA ligase yields the protein MLDKTFDPSAVEPRLYAMWEKSGAFAPNDSGEAFSIVIPPPNVTGNLHIGHALNNTLQDVLVRFERMRGKAALWLPGTDHAGIATQMVVERQLAQAGLKRRDMGRDAFVAKVWDWKAESGGTIVRQLRRLGASCDWSRERFTLDDGLSAAVRKVFVTLHKQGLMYRDKRLVNWDPQFQTAISDLEVEQKEVDGHYWHFAYPLADGVSFDYPVKDEDGNDTTETRDYIVVATTRPETMLGDSAVAVHPDDPRYTGLIGKSVILPITGRRIPIVADEYADPTKGSGAVKITPAHDFNDFMVGKRHELKTISIFDAHARVRYASQPSFIEQQNLRNVGRPFPNFEELDALEAIPQEFQGKDRFEVRKSIIARAEEEGWLKAIEKTKHMVPHGDRSGVVIEPFLTDQWYVNAGELAKEAIAAVEDGRTVFEPKNWEKTYFEWMRNIEPWCVSRQLWWGHRIPAWYAEDGKIFVAETEAEALAEAATHYGRAVALKQDEDVLDTWFSSALWPFSTMGWPEDTADLKRFYPTDTLITGFDIIFFWVARMMMMGLHFTGQAPFRRVFINALVRDDKGQKMSKSKGNVVDPLALIDEYGADALRFTMTAMSGQGRDIKLSKQRIEGYRNFSTKLWNATRFTQMNECARVAGFDPSQVKLTLSRWIRGEVQKTLSAVTQALEACAFDDAANALYKFIWNVFCDWYLELAKPILNGDDPEARAEIRAMTAWVLDQATILLHPVMPFITEELWEKTGGQGMLMTHAWPKFDAGFIDAEADAEVNWLIDLINEIRSIRSEMNVPGSARSPLILTGASDVTRSRVATHEDLILFLGRLSEVRLADSAPAGAVPFVSGEATAHLAIVEFIDLKAEEARLIKGIAEFDKTIMVTSKKLDNPDFVARAPEEVIVENRERLSEAQDGKAKLSAAYERLKAVV from the coding sequence ATGTTAGACAAGACCTTCGATCCGAGCGCCGTTGAACCCCGCCTTTACGCCATGTGGGAAAAATCGGGCGCTTTCGCCCCGAATGATAGCGGCGAGGCCTTTTCGATCGTCATCCCGCCGCCCAATGTGACCGGCAATCTGCATATCGGCCATGCGCTCAACAACACCTTGCAGGATGTGCTGGTGCGATTCGAGCGGATGCGCGGCAAGGCGGCCCTGTGGCTGCCGGGCACGGATCACGCCGGTATCGCCACCCAGATGGTGGTAGAGCGGCAACTGGCGCAAGCCGGGCTGAAGCGCCGCGATATGGGCCGCGACGCCTTTGTGGCGAAGGTGTGGGACTGGAAGGCCGAATCGGGTGGCACGATTGTGCGCCAATTGCGCCGTCTGGGCGCGTCATGCGACTGGTCGCGCGAGCGTTTCACGCTCGATGATGGCCTGAGCGCCGCCGTGCGCAAGGTGTTCGTCACCCTGCATAAGCAGGGCCTGATGTACCGCGACAAGCGGCTGGTCAACTGGGATCCGCAGTTCCAGACGGCGATTTCCGATCTTGAGGTCGAGCAAAAAGAGGTCGATGGCCATTACTGGCACTTCGCCTATCCGCTGGCCGATGGGGTCAGCTTCGACTATCCGGTCAAGGACGAGGACGGCAACGATACGACCGAAACGCGCGACTATATCGTGGTGGCGACCACGCGCCCGGAAACCATGCTGGGCGATTCCGCCGTGGCCGTGCATCCGGACGACCCACGCTATACCGGCCTGATCGGCAAATCGGTCATCCTGCCGATCACGGGTCGCCGCATCCCGATCGTGGCCGACGAATATGCCGACCCGACCAAGGGTTCCGGCGCGGTCAAGATCACGCCTGCCCACGATTTCAACGACTTTATGGTCGGCAAGCGGCATGAATTAAAAACAATTAGCATTTTCGATGCTCATGCCAGAGTGCGTTACGCGAGCCAGCCTAGCTTTATTGAACAACAAAATTTGCGAAATGTTGGGCGCCCGTTTCCCAACTTCGAAGAGTTAGATGCCTTGGAAGCAATTCCCCAAGAGTTTCAAGGGAAAGATCGATTTGAAGTGCGCAAAAGCATTATCGCCCGCGCCGAAGAGGAGGGCTGGCTGAAGGCCATTGAGAAGACCAAGCATATGGTGCCGCATGGCGACCGTTCCGGCGTGGTGATCGAACCCTTCCTGACCGACCAGTGGTACGTCAATGCCGGTGAGTTGGCCAAGGAAGCGATTGCCGCCGTCGAGGATGGCCGCACGGTGTTCGAGCCGAAGAACTGGGAAAAGACGTACTTTGAGTGGATGCGCAATATCGAGCCGTGGTGCGTGTCGCGCCAGCTCTGGTGGGGCCATCGCATTCCGGCCTGGTATGCCGAAGACGGCAAGATTTTTGTCGCCGAAACCGAGGCCGAAGCGCTTGCCGAGGCGGCGACCCATTACGGCAGGGCCGTGGCGCTGAAGCAGGACGAGGACGTCCTCGATACCTGGTTCTCGTCGGCGCTGTGGCCGTTTTCGACGATGGGCTGGCCGGAAGACACGGCTGATCTTAAGCGCTTCTACCCGACTGATACATTGATCACCGGCTTCGACATCATCTTCTTCTGGGTGGCCCGGATGATGATGATGGGGCTGCATTTCACCGGGCAGGCGCCGTTCAGGCGCGTCTTTATCAATGCTCTGGTCCGCGATGACAAGGGCCAGAAGATGTCGAAATCCAAGGGCAATGTGGTCGATCCGCTGGCCCTGATCGACGAATATGGCGCCGATGCGCTGCGTTTCACCATGACGGCCATGTCGGGGCAGGGGCGCGACATTAAGTTATCGAAGCAGCGCATTGAAGGGTATCGCAATTTTTCCACCAAGCTGTGGAATGCCACCCGCTTCACCCAAATGAATGAGTGCGCGCGTGTGGCCGGTTTTGATCCGTCTCAGGTCAAGTTGACCCTCAGCCGCTGGATCCGGGGCGAGGTGCAGAAAACCCTGTCGGCGGTGACGCAGGCGCTGGAAGCCTGCGCCTTCGATGATGCGGCGAATGCGCTCTATAAATTCATCTGGAACGTGTTCTGCGACTGGTATCTCGAACTGGCCAAGCCGATCCTCAATGGCGATGATCCAGAGGCCAGGGCCGAAATACGCGCCATGACGGCCTGGGTACTCGATCAGGCCACCATCCTGCTGCATCCGGTCATGCCCTTCATCACCGAGGAATTGTGGGAAAAAACCGGCGGTCAGGGCATGTTGATGACGCACGCTTGGCCGAAATTCGATGCCGGTTTCATCGATGCCGAAGCCGATGCGGAAGTGAACTGGCTGATTGATTTGATCAATGAAATCCGTTCAATCCGCTCGGAAATGAATGTGCCGGGTTCGGCGCGCTCGCCCCTGATTCTGACCGGCGCATCCGATGTGACTCGTAGCCGCGTCGCTACGCACGAAGACCTGATCCTGTTCCTTGGCCGTTTGTCGGAGGTGCGTCTGGCCGACAGCGCGCCGGCAGGTGCCGTGCCCTTCGTGTCGGGTGAGGCGACGGCGCATCTGGCCATTGTTGAATTCATTGATCTCAAGGCCGAAGAGGCGCGCCTGATCAAGGGCATAGCCGAGTTCGACAAGACGATCATGGTGACAAGCAAGAAGCTCGACAATCCTGATTTCGTGGCGCGCGCGCCGGAAGAGGTGATCGTGGAAAACCGCGAACGCCTCAGCGAAGCGCAGGACGGTAAGGCGAAGTTGTCGGCAGCCTATGAACGTTTGAAGGCAGTGGTTTAG
- a CDS encoding TolC family outer membrane protein: MKTSKFAGKALAVSLAALSLVLAGVGAAQAESLNDAIAMAYAQNPTLTRSRAAQRATDEGYVQSRSQFGPSVSAAASSDYSDHEQDLAGNRSYSTLGLSANQALFASGGLTASLAASKATVLSGQQSLRSTESSVLLDVISVYTAVRRDQEALKISQDDYDILKQQLDQTQAQFDVGQLTRTDVAQSQARLAASAASLAQAQAQLDTDRASYVAVVGQSPVALDPTPDLPGLPTDFNAALAAANQNNPDLQSAVFAEKAAADRVRAERSVYGPTIGLSASSGYTAPTSQLGHLGDYEGTSLTARLSIPLYSAGLNASRIRAAKADLDAQAATVELTRRSVVSTVAQAWSQMLAARSVVTSSQEQVKAAQVAADGVKTEQQVGLRTNIEVLNADQELKSAQLALIEAQRDQYLAGSQLLSVMGGLTARAFVPDIQVYDPQKNFDKVKNKGWSPLEPVVRVLDGLAGGGQ; this comes from the coding sequence ATGAAGACTTCCAAATTTGCAGGCAAGGCGCTTGCCGTGTCGCTGGCGGCCCTGTCGCTGGTTCTGGCGGGTGTCGGCGCGGCGCAGGCCGAATCGCTGAATGACGCCATTGCTATGGCCTATGCGCAAAACCCGACGCTTACCCGCTCGCGCGCCGCGCAGCGCGCCACGGATGAAGGTTATGTGCAGAGCCGGTCGCAGTTTGGCCCGTCGGTCAGCGCCGCTGCATCGAGCGATTATTCTGATCACGAGCAGGATTTGGCCGGTAATCGCTCCTATAGCACGCTGGGCCTGTCGGCGAATCAGGCCCTGTTCGCTTCGGGGGGCCTGACCGCTTCGCTGGCGGCTTCCAAGGCCACAGTCCTGTCGGGTCAGCAGAGCCTGCGCTCCACGGAATCCAGCGTCCTGCTCGATGTGATCAGCGTCTATACGGCGGTGCGGCGCGACCAGGAGGCGCTGAAGATTTCGCAGGACGATTACGACATTCTCAAGCAGCAACTCGATCAGACTCAGGCGCAGTTCGATGTCGGCCAGTTAACACGCACCGATGTGGCCCAGTCGCAGGCGCGGCTGGCGGCTTCGGCGGCCTCTCTGGCCCAGGCCCAGGCCCAACTCGATACCGACCGCGCCTCCTATGTGGCCGTGGTCGGCCAGTCGCCGGTGGCGCTCGACCCCACGCCCGACCTGCCGGGTTTGCCAACCGATTTTAACGCGGCCCTTGCCGCCGCCAATCAGAATAATCCCGATTTGCAGTCTGCCGTCTTCGCCGAAAAGGCCGCCGCCGACCGCGTGCGCGCCGAACGTTCGGTCTATGGCCCTACAATCGGCCTGTCGGCCAGTTCGGGTTATACGGCACCGACAAGTCAACTTGGCCATCTCGGTGATTACGAGGGCACAAGCCTGACCGCCCGTCTGTCGATTCCGCTGTACAGCGCAGGGCTGAACGCTTCACGCATCCGCGCAGCCAAAGCCGACCTCGACGCGCAGGCTGCCACGGTGGAACTGACGCGCCGTTCGGTGGTATCGACCGTGGCGCAGGCCTGGTCGCAAATGCTGGCGGCGCGTTCGGTGGTGACGTCGAGCCAGGAACAGGTCAAGGCGGCGCAGGTAGCGGCAGATGGTGTCAAAACCGAGCAGCAGGTGGGCTTGCGCACCAATATCGAAGTGCTCAACGCCGATCAGGAACTGAAAAGCGCGCAACTGGCGCTGATCGAGGCCCAGCGCGATCAATATCTGGCCGGCAGCCAGCTTTTGTCGGTCATGGGTGGGCTGACGGCCCGTGCCTTCGTGCCCGATATTCAGGTTTACGACCCGCAGAAGAATTTCGACAAGGTGAAAAATAAGGGCTGGTCGCCGCTCGAACCGGTGGTGCGCGTGCTCGACGGACTGGCGGGAGGCGGGCAATAA